From the Sphingomonas aliaeris genome, one window contains:
- a CDS encoding TorF family putative porin yields MRDAVRLIGTIATATLGTITPAFAQDNRSATVELATEEERRGLSWSEGRAAISGDVRASIGRLDLSARAVSTRNSVRHDGADAVVDLSVGTGWDLGAVRVQTDVTGHAFVGARGRRDYVEGGVSAGYTYGPLNAMLGVIAAPSQKAIGGSNVYAYAYANAGIPGTPLTAVAEVGHSSGSVRNADRADRLRPGGSYSNWRLGLEHRRDRLTIGVDYIGTNISENRAASRYADLSNATDRIVGRVQYSF; encoded by the coding sequence ATGAGAGATGCAGTTCGACTGATCGGCACGATCGCGACGGCGACGCTCGGCACCATCACGCCCGCATTCGCGCAGGACAATCGCTCCGCGACCGTGGAACTCGCGACTGAGGAAGAACGCCGCGGCCTGAGCTGGAGCGAGGGGAGGGCCGCCATTTCCGGAGACGTCCGCGCCTCGATCGGGCGGCTCGACCTGTCGGCGCGTGCCGTCTCGACCCGCAACAGCGTGCGGCATGACGGTGCCGATGCCGTCGTCGATCTGTCGGTCGGGACGGGGTGGGACCTCGGCGCCGTTCGCGTCCAGACCGACGTGACGGGCCACGCCTTTGTCGGCGCCCGCGGTCGCAGGGATTATGTCGAGGGCGGTGTATCGGCGGGCTATACCTATGGCCCGCTCAACGCGATGCTCGGCGTGATCGCCGCGCCATCGCAAAAGGCGATCGGCGGCAGCAACGTCTATGCCTATGCCTATGCCAATGCCGGGATCCCCGGCACGCCACTTACTGCAGTCGCGGAGGTCGGGCACTCGTCCGGAAGCGTTCGGAACGCCGACCGGGCCGACCGGCTTCGCCCCGGCGGAAGCTACAGCAATTGGCGGCTCGGGCTCGAGCATCGTCGCGACCGGTTGACGATCGGCGTCGATTATATCGGCACGAACATATCCGAAAACCGCGCGGCCAGCCGCTATGCGGACCTATCCAACGCGACCGACCGGATCGTCGGCCGCGTGCAATATTCCTTCTAA
- a CDS encoding serine hydrolase domain-containing protein yields the protein MRIFKTICIGIALALPAQAQVVPQSSAGTYQRAVAAGYKAAIYCAGIFNAGRSSAQIDADELRGIYSEYDRIVPSLTATVDRSSASVTVPFDATLPPRRAVWSKGRGCTTLPIGSRQAPSRAGKAPPSIAGADPRPWPMGDAGIAPRPSAAMNGIVENAFKDAYGAGTKTVGVLVIKDGRVLAERYGSGFGPFVSNRTWSVGKSIAGTMIGLANPAALNAPAAIAQWKGGDPRRTITMNHLLRMASGLHSDTAGNRTDAIYFGGTTVDEQAVSWPLEAAPGTRFRYANNDILLAIYATRQTVGEQRYRAMPDALFGPLGMSHTVAEADWHGNYVLSSQVWSTARDLARLGLFWMQDGVWAGKRMLPAGWVRTMTTPSGPQPATGPGYGATLWLFGPKQGLPEGSFAAQGNRGQYVMVIPARKLVVVRRGEDPGAARFDIARFAADISAAV from the coding sequence ATGCGTATTTTCAAGACGATTTGCATCGGCATAGCTCTCGCGCTTCCTGCACAGGCGCAGGTCGTTCCGCAATCTTCGGCCGGCACGTATCAGCGTGCGGTGGCGGCGGGGTACAAGGCGGCGATCTATTGCGCCGGGATCTTCAATGCGGGGCGCTCCTCCGCGCAGATCGACGCCGACGAACTGCGCGGCATCTATTCCGAATATGACAGGATCGTGCCGAGCCTGACCGCGACGGTGGACCGGTCTTCCGCTTCGGTGACGGTGCCGTTCGATGCGACGTTGCCGCCGCGGCGGGCTGTATGGAGCAAGGGGCGCGGCTGCACGACCTTGCCGATCGGGAGCAGGCAAGCCCCGAGCCGAGCTGGCAAGGCGCCGCCGTCCATCGCAGGAGCGGACCCCCGCCCCTGGCCGATGGGCGACGCGGGTATCGCGCCGCGACCGTCCGCCGCGATGAACGGTATCGTCGAAAATGCGTTCAAGGACGCATATGGTGCCGGTACCAAAACGGTCGGCGTGCTGGTGATCAAGGACGGCCGCGTTCTGGCGGAGCGGTACGGCAGCGGCTTCGGCCCGTTCGTTTCCAATCGCACCTGGTCGGTAGGCAAGTCGATCGCGGGCACGATGATCGGGCTCGCCAACCCCGCTGCGCTGAACGCGCCGGCAGCGATCGCGCAATGGAAGGGCGGCGATCCCCGGCGGACGATCACGATGAATCATCTGTTGCGCATGGCATCCGGGCTGCACAGCGACACCGCCGGGAACCGCACCGATGCGATCTATTTCGGCGGCACCACGGTCGACGAGCAGGCTGTGTCCTGGCCGCTGGAAGCGGCGCCCGGTACGCGCTTTCGCTATGCCAATAACGATATCCTGCTCGCCATCTATGCCACGCGGCAGACGGTGGGAGAGCAGAGATATCGGGCGATGCCGGACGCTTTGTTCGGCCCGCTGGGCATGTCGCATACCGTCGCGGAAGCCGACTGGCACGGCAATTACGTGCTTTCCAGCCAGGTCTGGTCGACCGCGCGCGATCTCGCGCGGCTGGGGCTGTTCTGGATGCAGGACGGGGTTTGGGCGGGCAAGCGGATGCTGCCGGCGGGCTGGGTCCGCACGATGACGACGCCGAGCGGCCCGCAACCCGCAACCGGCCCCGGATATGGCGCGACCTTATGGTTGTTCGGGCCGAAACAGGGCCTGCCCGAGGGAAGCTTCGCCGCGCAGGGCAACCGCGGGCAATATGTGATGGTCATCCCGGCGAGAAAGCTGGTCGTCGTCCGCCGCGGCGAGGATCCGGGGGCCGCGCGGTTCGATATCGCGCGCTTCGCGGCGGATATCAGCGCCGCGGTGTGA
- a CDS encoding alpha-ketoglutarate-dependent dioxygenase AlkB has product MRDLFDTPVLPGLKTGEDFVTSAEEAALTAMIDRVDLSPFRFQGWIGKRLTHSFGWHYDFDRGHLGTAEPMPPWLDTIRLRAATFAGVDAEALVQALLIRYDIGAGIGWHRDRPHFEHVIGISLGHPAAMRFRRRAGDRFERTTVPLPPRGIYHLSGEARHDWEHSIAEMAARRWSITFRSLSAKGLRLARAAGGAD; this is encoded by the coding sequence ATGCGGGATTTGTTCGATACTCCGGTTCTGCCGGGCCTGAAGACGGGCGAGGACTTCGTCACGAGCGCGGAAGAGGCCGCGCTGACGGCGATGATCGACCGGGTCGACCTGTCGCCGTTCCGGTTTCAGGGGTGGATCGGAAAGCGCCTGACGCACAGTTTCGGCTGGCATTACGATTTCGATCGCGGTCACCTGGGCACGGCCGAGCCGATGCCCCCATGGCTGGACACCATCCGCCTTCGTGCCGCGACGTTCGCCGGTGTCGACGCCGAAGCGCTCGTTCAGGCGCTGCTGATCCGGTATGATATCGGCGCGGGGATCGGCTGGCACCGCGATCGCCCGCATTTCGAGCATGTGATCGGGATTTCGCTCGGTCACCCGGCGGCGATGCGGTTCCGGCGCCGTGCCGGAGACCGGTTCGAACGGACGACCGTGCCGCTTCCGCCGCGGGGCATCTATCATCTGAGCGGCGAGGCTCGCCATGACTGGGAACATAGCATCGCCGAAATGGCGGCGCGGCGCTGGTCGATCACGTTCCGTAGCCTGTCGGCCAAGGGTCTTCGGTTGGCGCGTGCGGCGGGCGGGGCGGACTAG
- a CDS encoding arylesterase, producing MANTAYPHVLAFGDSLTAGYGLPASQSFPAQLQALLRQSFPTAQVRNAGVSGDTTRSGLARLPRLLSGLRAKPDLAIVELGANDMLRFVDPAATRRNLDAILAEFESCGISVLLAGMVAPAFLGAVATRFNAIYPGLAAKHGVPLYPFFLNGAIGAADLTIADRIHPSAKAVGIVARNILPSVVAALGGSTRAASVA from the coding sequence ATGGCGAACACGGCCTATCCCCATGTTCTGGCATTCGGCGACAGCCTGACCGCGGGCTATGGCCTTCCGGCGTCGCAGTCGTTCCCGGCGCAATTGCAGGCGCTGCTCCGTCAGTCCTTCCCGACGGCACAGGTCCGGAATGCCGGTGTATCCGGCGATACGACGCGCAGCGGCCTGGCCCGGTTGCCGCGCCTGCTGTCCGGATTGCGAGCGAAACCCGATCTGGCGATCGTCGAACTGGGCGCGAACGATATGCTGCGCTTCGTCGATCCCGCCGCGACCCGGCGAAATCTCGATGCCATCCTTGCGGAATTCGAGTCCTGCGGGATTAGCGTGCTGCTCGCCGGGATGGTCGCGCCTGCGTTCCTCGGCGCCGTGGCCACGCGGTTCAACGCCATCTATCCCGGTCTGGCGGCGAAGCACGGTGTCCCGCTCTACCCGTTCTTCCTGAACGGCGCGATCGGGGCGGCGGACCTCACGATCGCCGATCGCATCCATCCGAGTGCGAAGGCGGTCGGCATCGTCGCACGCAATATCCTGCCGTCCGTGGTCGCCGCGTTGGGAGGTTCGACACGGGCCGCGTCGGTCGCCTGA
- a CDS encoding DUF485 domain-containing protein translates to MQTSPPADTIEARILADPRYAALVRDRQRFSWLLTAITVIVYSAFISLIAFDKPLMAQPIGGGTISLAVVLGAAMLVGTIAICAVYVVRANGEFDSRLAEILDKAK, encoded by the coding sequence ATGCAGACATCGCCTCCCGCCGACACGATTGAAGCGAGGATCCTCGCCGATCCCCGATATGCAGCGTTGGTGCGGGATCGTCAGCGTTTCTCCTGGCTGCTGACGGCGATTACGGTGATCGTATATAGCGCGTTCATATCGTTGATCGCGTTCGATAAACCCCTGATGGCGCAACCCATCGGCGGGGGCACGATCAGTCTGGCCGTGGTGCTGGGCGCGGCGATGCTGGTCGGGACGATCGCGATCTGCGCGGTCTATGTCGTGCGCGCGAACGGCGAATTCGATTCGCGGCTGGCCGAGATATTGGACAAGGCGAAATGA
- a CDS encoding cation acetate symporter, translating into MMRSMWRCAALLVLLGWASGATAAITGAIQRQPTNWTAILMFGGFVGITLWITGAAARRTRTVSDFYTGGGITGFQNGLAMAGDYCSAASFLGITSQIFNDGYDGLIYAIGFLVGWPIVLFLVAEKLRNLGRFTFADVASYRFLQGPVRSFAAVSTLLVVTFYLIAQMVGAGQLIQLLFGLPYLYAITVVGGLMMVYVLFGGMRATSWVQIIKAVMLLSGATFLVLGVMAQVGFSFETLFARAVAVKTKLALESGLSPGDAATKGRAIMGPGGFIKDPISALSFGFALMLGTAGLPHILMRFFTVPNAREARKSIMWATVWIGYFYALTFVLGFGAIVMISFNPDYVGVGGALRGGNNMAVMHLAHAIGGNLFLGFISAVAFATILAVVAGLTLSAASAISHDVYASVMRKGNADPVKELRVSRITTILLGIAAIILGVVFEKQNVAFMVSLAFALAASGNFPVLVMSLLWKGCTTNGAAWGGAIGLLAAFGLTVLSPVIWVAVFGFDQAIFPYSSPALFSVPAGFLAIWLISLLDRSPRAALDKAGYPDQRLRSETGFGVHEAAAH; encoded by the coding sequence ATGATGCGGAGCATGTGGCGGTGTGCGGCATTGCTGGTCCTGCTCGGCTGGGCGAGCGGCGCGACCGCCGCGATCACCGGCGCGATCCAGCGTCAGCCGACCAACTGGACGGCGATCCTGATGTTCGGCGGCTTCGTCGGCATAACCTTGTGGATCACGGGCGCCGCCGCGCGGCGAACGCGCACCGTGTCGGATTTCTACACCGGCGGCGGCATCACCGGCTTTCAGAACGGGCTGGCGATGGCGGGCGACTATTGCTCGGCCGCCTCCTTCCTCGGCATCACGTCGCAGATCTTCAACGATGGCTATGACGGGCTGATCTACGCGATCGGCTTCCTCGTCGGCTGGCCGATCGTGCTGTTCCTCGTCGCGGAAAAGCTGCGCAATCTCGGCCGCTTCACCTTCGCCGACGTCGCCTCCTACCGCTTCCTGCAGGGCCCGGTGCGCAGTTTCGCGGCGGTCAGCACGCTGCTCGTCGTCACCTTCTACCTGATCGCGCAGATGGTCGGGGCGGGGCAGCTCATCCAGCTGCTGTTCGGCCTGCCCTATCTCTACGCGATCACCGTCGTTGGCGGGCTGATGATGGTCTACGTCCTGTTCGGCGGGATGCGCGCGACGTCCTGGGTGCAGATCATCAAGGCGGTGATGCTGCTGTCCGGCGCGACGTTCCTCGTCCTGGGGGTCATGGCGCAGGTCGGTTTCTCGTTCGAAACGCTGTTCGCGCGCGCCGTCGCGGTGAAGACGAAACTTGCGCTGGAAAGCGGCCTGTCGCCGGGCGATGCCGCGACGAAGGGCCGTGCGATCATGGGGCCGGGCGGGTTCATCAAGGATCCGATCTCCGCTTTGTCGTTCGGCTTCGCGCTGATGCTGGGGACGGCGGGCCTGCCGCACATCCTCATGCGCTTCTTCACCGTCCCCAACGCACGCGAGGCGCGCAAGTCGATCATGTGGGCGACGGTGTGGATCGGCTATTTCTACGCGCTGACCTTCGTCCTCGGTTTCGGCGCGATCGTCATGATCTCGTTCAACCCGGACTATGTCGGCGTCGGCGGCGCGCTGCGCGGCGGCAACAACATGGCCGTGATGCACCTGGCGCACGCGATCGGCGGCAACCTGTTCCTCGGTTTCATCTCCGCGGTGGCCTTCGCGACGATTCTCGCCGTGGTCGCGGGACTGACCCTGTCGGCGGCCTCGGCGATATCGCACGACGTCTATGCCAGCGTGATGCGAAAGGGGAATGCCGACCCGGTCAAGGAACTGCGCGTATCGCGGATCACGACGATCCTGCTCGGGATCGCCGCGATCATCCTGGGCGTCGTCTTCGAAAAGCAGAACGTCGCCTTTATGGTCAGCCTCGCCTTCGCGCTCGCTGCATCGGGCAATTTCCCGGTGCTGGTCATGTCGCTGCTGTGGAAGGGCTGCACAACCAACGGCGCCGCATGGGGCGGGGCGATCGGGCTTCTCGCGGCATTCGGGCTGACGGTGTTGTCACCCGTCATCTGGGTCGCGGTGTTCGGCTTCGATCAGGCGATCTTCCCGTACAGCTCGCCCGCCTTGTTCTCGGTACCCGCCGGGTTCCTGGCGATCTGGCTGATCTCGCTACTCGACCGTTCGCCCCGCGCCGCGCTCGACAAGGCGGGATATCCCGACCAGCGCCTGCGGTCCGAAACCGGCTTCGGCGTGCACGAAGCGGCAGCGCATTAG
- a CDS encoding MFS transporter has protein sequence MIDDGARLSPARLIGFTSPAVPVAAIGLPFIVHLPPYYVSELGLGLGTVGLIFLLVRAIDLPLDPLLGHFIDRTDGRIGRFRPWLLGGGLIMIVAAYLVFMARPGITPVTAFAALMMLYAGLSSFQLSHFAWASTLSADYDQRSRIFGWLQTMAVFGMILVLLLPPLASWALGTKSAASGVHAMGWFVIATVPVSVLLVIATTREPSRKVTHREPRLRDVTELFRNPLMMRLLLADMLAGIAPGITGSLFIFYFEHRLGFGASVASLLLLVYFVAGMIAAPLWMRLAVRIGKHQAATAAALTFCVTNGAVVLLPTNDMASAVVGMAFAGLPYAAFPFLMRAMLADVIDVDRLATGMDRTGLFSAVLTTTSKVAHAVPIGIIYPILGLIGFNGKTGTTNTPEAIAGLVVLFVGAPVLVMLAAAWVVSRWPHGAREHAAVQAALAERAASAEMPSAQYSSAAPNAAYAT, from the coding sequence ATGATCGATGATGGTGCCCGGCTGTCCCCCGCCCGGCTGATCGGTTTCACAAGTCCCGCCGTACCGGTGGCGGCGATCGGCCTGCCGTTCATCGTCCACCTGCCGCCATATTATGTCAGCGAACTGGGGCTGGGGCTCGGCACCGTCGGGCTGATCTTCCTGCTCGTCCGCGCGATCGATTTGCCGCTCGATCCGCTGCTCGGTCATTTCATCGATCGCACCGACGGCCGGATCGGGCGCTTCCGTCCGTGGCTGCTCGGCGGTGGGCTGATCATGATCGTCGCTGCCTATCTGGTGTTCATGGCCCGTCCGGGCATTACCCCGGTGACGGCCTTCGCCGCGCTGATGATGCTGTATGCCGGCCTGTCGAGCTTCCAGCTAAGCCACTTCGCCTGGGCAAGCACCCTGTCGGCCGATTATGACCAGCGCTCCCGCATCTTCGGATGGCTCCAGACGATGGCGGTGTTCGGCATGATCCTCGTGCTGCTGCTTCCACCGCTCGCAAGCTGGGCGCTGGGCACGAAAAGCGCCGCGTCGGGCGTGCACGCAATGGGCTGGTTCGTCATCGCGACGGTCCCGGTCAGCGTGCTTCTGGTGATCGCCACGACCCGCGAGCCGTCGCGCAAGGTCACACACAGAGAGCCGCGATTGCGCGACGTCACCGAACTGTTTCGAAACCCGCTGATGATGCGCCTGCTGCTGGCGGATATGCTCGCCGGGATCGCGCCGGGCATCACGGGATCGCTGTTCATCTTCTATTTCGAACATCGCCTCGGTTTCGGCGCCAGCGTCGCCAGCCTGTTGCTGCTGGTATATTTCGTCGCGGGCATGATCGCCGCGCCCCTGTGGATGCGGCTCGCGGTACGGATCGGGAAACATCAGGCGGCGACCGCGGCGGCACTGACCTTCTGCGTCACCAACGGCGCGGTCGTGCTGCTCCCGACCAACGACATGGCCAGCGCGGTGGTCGGCATGGCGTTTGCCGGGCTACCCTATGCCGCTTTCCCCTTCCTGATGCGCGCGATGCTGGCCGATGTGATCGATGTTGATCGGCTGGCGACGGGGATGGACCGGACCGGTTTGTTCTCCGCTGTCCTGACGACGACGTCGAAGGTGGCCCATGCCGTGCCGATCGGGATCATCTACCCGATACTCGGCCTGATCGGCTTCAACGGAAAGACAGGTACGACCAATACGCCGGAGGCTATTGCCGGGCTGGTCGTCCTGTTCGTCGGCGCCCCCGTGCTGGTGATGCTGGCCGCCGCCTGGGTCGTCTCGCGATGGCCGCATGGCGCAAGGGAACATGCGGCGGTGCAGGCGGCCCTTGCGGAGCGCGCCGCCTCCGCCGAAATGCCATCCGCCCAATATTCCTCCGCCGCGCCGAACGCCGCCTATGCGACGTAA
- a CDS encoding ABC transporter ATP-binding protein — MLQLANVTHVYANGTRALDDVSLTIPKGMFGLLGPNGAGKSTLMRTVATLQTPTGGTIRFGDIDVIANPEALRETLGYLPQDFGVYPRVSAYDMLDHMAVLKGIASAGERKATVETLLNQTNLWAVRKKAIAGFSGGMRQRFGIAQALIGNPGLIIVDEPTAGLDPEERNRFLNLLAEIGENVVVILSTHIVEDVADLCPRMAVLAAGRIQLEGAPLDLIDRTRGHVWAKTIAREDLDESRQRYEVISTRLFAGRTIIHILSNDDPGDGFAAAHGGLEDVYFSTLARSRRVPAAEATSSTVAA; from the coding sequence ATGCTACAGCTTGCCAACGTCACCCATGTCTATGCCAATGGCACGCGCGCGCTCGACGATGTCAGCCTGACGATTCCAAAGGGCATGTTCGGGCTGCTCGGGCCGAACGGTGCGGGCAAATCGACGTTGATGCGCACCGTCGCGACGTTGCAGACGCCGACCGGCGGCACGATCCGCTTCGGGGATATCGACGTGATCGCGAACCCGGAGGCGCTGCGCGAGACGCTCGGCTATCTGCCGCAGGATTTCGGCGTCTATCCCCGGGTCTCCGCCTACGACATGCTCGACCACATGGCGGTGCTGAAAGGCATCGCCTCGGCCGGTGAGCGCAAGGCGACGGTCGAGACGTTGCTCAACCAGACCAATTTGTGGGCGGTGCGCAAGAAAGCGATTGCCGGCTTTTCGGGCGGCATGCGGCAGCGTTTCGGCATCGCGCAGGCGCTGATCGGCAATCCCGGCCTGATCATCGTCGACGAACCGACCGCCGGTCTCGATCCGGAAGAACGCAACCGCTTCCTCAATTTGCTCGCGGAGATCGGCGAGAACGTCGTCGTTATCCTGTCCACGCACATCGTCGAGGATGTCGCCGATCTGTGCCCGCGCATGGCGGTGCTGGCGGCGGGACGCATCCAGCTGGAGGGCGCTCCGCTCGACCTGATCGATCGGACGCGCGGCCATGTCTGGGCGAAGACGATCGCGCGCGAGGATCTCGACGAAAGCCGCCAGCGCTACGAGGTCATTTCCACCCGGTTGTTCGCCGGACGGACGATCATCCATATCCTGTCGAACGACGATCCGGGCGACGGGTTCGCCGCCGCGCATGGCGGGCTGGAGGATGTCTATTTCTCCACGCTCGCCCGGTCGCGGCGCGTTCCCGCGGCGGAAGCCACTTCCTCCACCGTCGCGGCCTGA